A single genomic interval of Mucilaginibacter robiniae harbors:
- a CDS encoding tetratricopeptide repeat protein, with amino-acid sequence MRLSVILSFLLVSSLDGIAQNAYFKLGYQSFMDKDFKTAVRQLEKACMADSNNTNALWMLAYSYFHSDNYKKSVTTYTRVITLNPTDQDAYYFRSKAKSNLAKDVQLSLDDKEKCMLGAINDLTKALLIKPNETRFYQTRGLAYRDYATFKLQANMHYYDRNRGINALKAEIADFEKVMNENPGRMDIASLLDIAKEKLATVVGHH; translated from the coding sequence TCATCTTGTCTTTCCTGCTTGTTTCTTCTTTAGATGGTATTGCGCAAAACGCTTATTTTAAGCTGGGCTACCAATCTTTTATGGATAAAGACTTTAAAACAGCCGTACGCCAGTTAGAAAAAGCCTGCATGGCCGACTCCAACAATACTAATGCTTTGTGGATGCTGGCTTACTCTTACTTTCATAGTGATAATTACAAAAAATCAGTAACGACGTATACTCGTGTAATTACTCTTAACCCAACCGATCAGGATGCCTACTACTTCCGCTCTAAAGCAAAAAGTAACTTGGCTAAAGATGTACAGTTATCATTAGATGACAAAGAGAAATGCATGCTGGGTGCTATCAATGATTTAACTAAAGCTCTATTAATTAAACCTAACGAAACACGTTTCTATCAAACTCGAGGACTAGCATACCGGGATTATGCCACCTTCAAACTACAAGCTAATATGCATTATTACGACCGTAATCGTGGTATAAATGCTTTGAAAGCAGAAATCGCTGATTTCGAAAAAGTAATGAACGAAAATCCAGGCCGTATGGATATCGCCTCCTTGCTTGATATAGCTAAAGAGAAATTAGCTACTGTAGTTGGCCACCACTAA
- the gpmI gene encoding 2,3-bisphosphoglycerate-independent phosphoglycerate mutase, which yields MENNKKVALLILDGWGYGRRDSSNAIYTANTPFFDSMLQEYPNSKLVASGTAVGLPEGQMGNSEVGHMNLGAGRIVYQELGRINKAVDDHELPGNPVLKEAFEYAKQNNKDVHFIGLVSDGGVHSHINHVKGLCDAAGEYGLDKVYIHAFLDGRDTDPSSGVGYITDLENYISDKPVQIASAIGRYYAMDRDNRWERVKLAYDLLIHGTGTLSTNLVESIQTSYNEGVTDEFVKPIVRVDANGQPVAVIKEGDVVLCFNFRTDRGREITLALTQRDFPEQNMHPLSLRYITMTPYDETFKNVQVVFNKEDLTQTLGEILEKAGKHQIRIAETEKYPHVTFFFSGGREKEFTNEKRIMIPSPKVATYDLQPEMSAEGIRDAILPELQSGWADFICLNFANTDMVGHTGVFEAVVKAAETVDSCVKTLVETGIQNGYSFIIIADHGNADYMVNDDGSPNTAHSTNLVPCIIIDKDVKQVKDGKLGDIAPTVLELLNVEIPQAMTGNVLV from the coding sequence GTGGAAAATAACAAAAAAGTTGCCTTATTAATACTGGATGGCTGGGGCTACGGCCGTCGTGATAGTTCAAATGCTATTTATACGGCTAATACGCCGTTTTTTGATTCGATGTTGCAAGAGTATCCTAACTCTAAATTAGTAGCTTCGGGTACAGCCGTGGGTTTACCTGAAGGGCAGATGGGAAACTCGGAAGTAGGCCACATGAACCTTGGCGCTGGCCGAATTGTATATCAGGAATTGGGCCGTATTAACAAAGCAGTAGATGACCACGAACTACCTGGCAACCCTGTGTTAAAAGAAGCTTTTGAATACGCTAAACAAAATAATAAGGACGTCCACTTCATCGGACTGGTGTCTGATGGCGGTGTACATTCACATATCAATCATGTTAAAGGTTTGTGTGATGCAGCTGGCGAGTACGGTTTAGATAAGGTTTACATTCATGCTTTTTTGGATGGTCGTGATACTGACCCTAGTTCAGGTGTAGGTTATATTACTGACTTAGAAAACTATATTAGCGATAAACCAGTGCAAATTGCTTCGGCTATTGGCCGTTATTATGCTATGGATCGTGATAACCGCTGGGAGCGTGTTAAGCTGGCATACGATTTATTAATACATGGTACTGGCACACTAAGTACAAATTTAGTTGAATCTATCCAGACATCATACAACGAAGGTGTAACCGACGAATTTGTAAAACCGATTGTAAGGGTTGATGCAAATGGACAGCCTGTTGCCGTGATTAAAGAAGGAGACGTGGTACTTTGCTTTAATTTCCGTACTGATCGTGGTCGTGAAATCACCCTTGCTTTAACACAGCGTGATTTTCCGGAGCAGAACATGCATCCGCTTAGCTTACGCTATATCACCATGACACCTTATGACGAAACCTTCAAAAACGTGCAGGTGGTATTTAATAAGGAAGATTTAACGCAAACTTTGGGTGAGATATTAGAAAAGGCAGGTAAACACCAAATCCGCATTGCTGAAACTGAAAAATATCCTCACGTTACATTCTTCTTTTCGGGGGGGCGTGAAAAAGAATTTACTAACGAGAAGCGGATTATGATACCGTCACCTAAAGTGGCTACTTATGATTTGCAGCCAGAAATGAGTGCTGAAGGCATACGCGATGCAATTTTACCTGAATTACAAAGTGGTTGGGCTGACTTTATCTGCCTGAACTTTGCCAATACCGATATGGTGGGGCATACTGGTGTATTTGAAGCTGTAGTAAAGGCTGCTGAAACCGTAGATAGCTGTGTTAAAACTCTGGTAGAAACAGGCATTCAAAATGGCTACTCATTTATCATTATTGCCGATCATGGTAATGCGGATTATATGGTGAACGATGACGGTTCACCTAATACAGCACATAGCACCAACTTAGTACCTTGTATCATAATTGATAAAGACGTTAAGCAAGTAAAAGACGGGAAATTAGGTGATATAGCGCCAACTGTACTGGAACTATTAAATGTAGAAATACCTCAAGCCATGACTGGTAATGTATTGGTGTAA
- a CDS encoding SDR family oxidoreductase, which yields MIVSVLGCGWFGFELAKALVKQGIRVNGSTTSSDKLAQLSEVRIHPYLIALPSTDTKVDEEFYQCDVLVIAIPPKSRSGEDDLYVDKMKSIIQAATTHQIKRVILISSTGVYANSNRKFTETDEPMPDTASGKILLQAEKLFLTESSFQTSIIRFGGLVGPGRDPGRFFAGKQDVPNGQAPVNLIHQNDCVSIALAVITQPITASIIDACSPHHPPKQEFYKMAAARSGLPLPTFVDELQSWKIVDSQVLTYTLHYQFQVDNWFAWLTEA from the coding sequence ATGATTGTTAGTGTTTTAGGTTGTGGCTGGTTTGGCTTTGAGTTAGCCAAAGCATTGGTAAAGCAAGGCATACGAGTAAACGGTTCTACTACTTCATCAGATAAACTAGCGCAATTGTCTGAAGTTCGTATTCACCCTTACCTGATTGCTTTACCAAGCACTGACACTAAAGTGGATGAAGAGTTTTATCAATGTGATGTGCTGGTTATTGCCATACCACCCAAAAGTCGCTCGGGCGAAGATGATCTGTATGTTGACAAGATGAAAAGCATTATTCAAGCAGCAACTACCCACCAAATTAAACGCGTAATACTTATTAGTTCAACTGGAGTTTATGCAAATAGCAATCGTAAATTTACCGAAACTGATGAACCCATGCCAGATACAGCCTCTGGCAAAATCTTGCTACAGGCAGAAAAGCTTTTTCTAACAGAAAGTAGCTTTCAAACTAGCATTATTCGCTTTGGTGGCCTAGTAGGCCCAGGGCGTGATCCCGGCCGCTTTTTTGCTGGCAAACAAGATGTTCCAAACGGACAAGCTCCGGTTAATTTAATTCACCAGAACGATTGTGTAAGTATTGCTTTAGCTGTAATTACGCAGCCTATAACTGCATCCATTATCGATGCCTGTTCTCCCCATCATCCACCCAAGCAAGAGTTTTATAAAATGGCAGCAGCCCGGTCGGGATTACCCTTACCTACATTTGTTGACGAACTACAAAGTTGGAAAATAGTAGATAGCCAAGTGTTAACTTATACCCTTCATTACCAGTTCCAAGTAGACAATTGGTTCGCGTGGTTAACCGAAGCATAA
- the nadC gene encoding carboxylating nicotinate-nucleotide diphosphorylase, which produces MDTQLVDDFITKALTEDVGDGDHTSLSTIPAGTTGKARLLVKDTGILAGIELAQEIFKLIDPELKLTLFLQDGATVQPQDVAFEVEGSVHSILKAERLVLNCMQRMSGIATKTNHIVHLLTGTHTKVLDTRKTTPGFRYFEKWAVAIGGGVNHRFGLYDMILIKDNHVDYSGGIRQAIQNTQQYLASQNKQLPVEVEVRNLDEVEQVLQIGGVDRILLDNFDLNTLKQAVNIIAGRFATEASGGITLETIADYAACGVDYISVGALTHSVKSLDLSLKAVKA; this is translated from the coding sequence TTGGATACTCAACTTGTAGATGATTTTATTACAAAAGCCCTGACCGAAGATGTAGGCGATGGCGACCACACTTCGTTATCAACCATACCGGCAGGTACTACGGGCAAAGCCAGATTGCTGGTTAAAGACACCGGCATACTGGCTGGCATAGAACTGGCCCAAGAAATATTCAAGCTGATTGATCCGGAGTTGAAACTTACCTTGTTTTTACAAGATGGCGCTACTGTTCAGCCGCAAGATGTTGCCTTTGAGGTAGAAGGCAGTGTACATAGCATATTAAAAGCCGAACGTTTGGTGCTTAACTGCATGCAACGCATGTCAGGCATAGCTACTAAAACCAACCATATTGTGCACCTACTGACTGGTACTCACACCAAAGTGCTGGATACCCGTAAAACGACCCCAGGTTTCCGCTATTTTGAAAAATGGGCTGTCGCTATTGGTGGTGGTGTAAATCATCGTTTTGGGTTGTATGATATGATTTTGATTAAGGATAATCATGTGGATTACTCGGGTGGTATCCGGCAGGCTATACAAAATACACAACAATACCTGGCCTCACAAAACAAACAACTACCCGTTGAGGTTGAAGTGCGTAACCTGGATGAAGTAGAGCAGGTATTACAAATAGGCGGTGTTGACCGTATATTACTGGATAATTTTGATTTAAACACGCTAAAACAGGCAGTAAATATAATAGCAGGTCGCTTTGCTACAGAAGCGTCAGGCGGAATAACACTAGAGACTATTGCTGATTATGCTGCCTGCGGAGTTGATTACATTTCAGTAGGCGCTTTAACACATTCTGTAAAAAGCTTGGATTTGAGCTTGAAAGCGGTTAAAGCGTAA
- the plsY gene encoding glycerol-3-phosphate 1-O-acyltransferase PlsY → MISIYSILVLILAYLMGSIPTAVWIGQAFYGIDVREYGSGNAGATNTFRVLGKKAGIPVMLIDILKGWTATNLAYLIGVSTTGSHHSVAFTNYELALGITAVMGHLFPIFAGFRGGKGIASLFGMVLAIHLQAALLCVMVFIVVLLITRYVSLSSIMAGFTYPLGITFIFHTQIKSVVIYGMCICVLILVTHQKNIERLLKGKESKVNLFKSKTA, encoded by the coding sequence ATGATTTCAATCTATTCTATCCTGGTACTTATACTGGCTTATCTGATGGGCTCCATCCCTACAGCGGTTTGGATAGGCCAGGCCTTCTACGGAATAGACGTACGCGAATATGGCAGCGGTAATGCCGGCGCTACCAATACGTTTAGAGTTTTGGGTAAAAAGGCGGGCATTCCGGTTATGTTGATTGATATACTCAAAGGCTGGACAGCTACTAATCTGGCCTATCTCATTGGCGTATCTACCACCGGCAGCCACCATTCGGTTGCTTTTACTAATTATGAACTGGCTCTGGGTATTACTGCCGTAATGGGACACTTGTTCCCTATCTTTGCCGGTTTTAGAGGAGGTAAAGGCATTGCCAGCTTATTCGGGATGGTACTGGCTATACATTTGCAAGCGGCCTTGCTTTGCGTTATGGTATTTATTGTCGTGTTGTTGATAACACGTTACGTATCATTAAGCTCCATTATGGCAGGCTTCACTTACCCATTAGGTATTACCTTTATATTTCATACCCAAATAAAATCGGTAGTTATTTATGGTATGTGTATCTGTGTACTAATATTGGTTACCCACCAGAAAAATATTGAACGCTTATTAAAAGGTAAAGAGTCAAAAGTAAATCTGTTTAAAAGCAAAACGGCTTAA
- a CDS encoding M48 family metallopeptidase translates to MPKLTGFAIAALLFYSCSTVPLTGRRQFMAVSDAEVNQSAAQSYQQLLTSPKTKVIAGTNDAIRIKRVGNQLAAAIQRYLNANGYANRYNFQWEFNLIQSNEVNAWCMPGGKVAVYSGILSITRDDAGLATVMGHEIGHAIARHSAERISQQYVAQGLGAAVGIAADNSTSALVQITNQLYGTGSQIALLHYSRSQESEADRLGLTFMAMTGYDPHQAVAFWQRMAQLSANGNKQPEFLSTHPSDQTRIRDIENRIPEAMKYYSK, encoded by the coding sequence ATGCCTAAGCTTACAGGGTTTGCAATTGCGGCTCTATTATTTTATTCGTGTTCAACGGTGCCTTTAACAGGTCGCCGGCAATTTATGGCAGTAAGTGATGCCGAAGTAAACCAATCGGCCGCACAGAGCTATCAGCAACTGCTTACCAGCCCTAAAACCAAAGTTATTGCGGGTACTAATGATGCTATTCGCATAAAACGTGTAGGCAACCAATTAGCTGCCGCTATACAGCGCTACTTAAATGCTAATGGTTATGCTAATCGTTATAACTTTCAATGGGAGTTTAACTTGATACAAAGCAATGAAGTGAACGCCTGGTGTATGCCCGGCGGCAAGGTTGCCGTATATAGTGGCATACTCTCTATTACTCGTGATGATGCCGGATTAGCTACAGTAATGGGCCATGAAATCGGTCATGCTATTGCGCGTCACTCTGCAGAACGCATATCACAACAGTATGTAGCACAAGGCTTAGGTGCAGCAGTAGGCATAGCAGCCGATAACTCGACATCTGCTTTAGTACAAATCACCAATCAACTGTATGGCACTGGCAGCCAAATAGCCCTTTTACATTACAGCCGCAGCCAGGAAAGCGAAGCCGACCGACTGGGCCTTACATTTATGGCCATGACAGGTTATGATCCGCACCAAGCCGTAGCTTTTTGGCAGCGAATGGCTCAATTAAGCGCCAATGGCAACAAACAACCTGAGTTTTTAAGTACTCACCCATCCGATCAAACCCGTATCAGGGACATTGAAAACCGGATTCCTGAGGCCATGAAATACTATTCTAAATAA
- a CDS encoding deoxycytidylate deaminase, with the protein MSKLSFGQIFMNLASDLAKRSHCVKAQVGAVLTKDTRIISVGYNGPPAGTHNCDEEWPENGCPRDARGSCSLALHAEENAILYAVKNGAKLEGATMYTTLSPCLPCARLIFSAGISTVYYRYSYAEYKGLPSDEGVDFLNRFGVKATKFEEQPDQVIF; encoded by the coding sequence ATGAGCAAACTAAGCTTCGGGCAAATATTTATGAATCTGGCTAGTGATCTGGCTAAACGCTCGCATTGTGTGAAGGCACAAGTAGGAGCTGTTTTAACCAAAGATACCCGGATTATATCGGTAGGTTATAATGGTCCGCCAGCAGGTACACATAACTGCGACGAGGAGTGGCCGGAAAACGGTTGCCCACGTGATGCACGTGGTAGCTGTTCGCTTGCCCTTCATGCCGAAGAAAACGCCATATTGTATGCCGTGAAAAATGGAGCTAAATTGGAAGGTGCTACCATGTACACAACCTTGTCTCCTTGTTTACCTTGCGCAAGGCTGATTTTTTCGGCAGGTATTAGCACTGTATATTATAGATATTCATATGCTGAGTATAAAGGTTTGCCCAGTGATGAGGGTGTCGACTTTTTAAACCGCTTTGGTGTAAAAGCTACCAAGTTTGAAGAACAACCTGATCAAGTTATTTTTTAA
- a CDS encoding MFS transporter, translating into MQQTATKSYGSALYTLITVFFFWGFLAASNGVFIPFCKAHFNLTQFESQLIDFTFYGGYFIGSLILYFASQASKVDILNKLGYKNGIILGLVISAVGALGMVPAINSGVFGLILAAFFVIAVGFSLQQTAANPFVIALGPPETGSNRLNLAGGINNFGALMGPVIVGVVLFGTAANNTGNAPVAISSVNNLYFALAGLFIAVAVFFWVSNLPKVTSDEEIEASTKANLPLFVLFLAFCLILAAGPLSTLTSLSKAYFVYTSLIIILVTLITSLLSARRNNQGWGAMQFPQLIYGMLAIFTYVGTEVTIQSNMGALLKLPEFGGYSESAIAPFIALYWGSLMIGRWAGAIGAFNLSKSAKNILTIIIPFVAFGVVLLTNYLTNAAIKPLLPYAICIVVMIVGFFLGQQKPTRTLTVFGLLGMVFMLIGLFTSGIVAVFAFISGGLCCSIMWPSIFALSVTGLGKYTSQGSAFLIMMILGGSILPPVQGILADTAGIHLSYVVPVLGFAYLAFFAWKVSGELRKQGIDLDHIKAEGGH; encoded by the coding sequence ATGCAACAAACAGCTACAAAGAGCTACGGCTCCGCGTTGTATACCTTAATTACGGTATTCTTCTTCTGGGGCTTTCTGGCAGCTTCTAACGGTGTATTCATCCCTTTCTGTAAAGCTCATTTTAATTTAACACAGTTTGAGTCACAATTGATTGACTTTACTTTCTATGGTGGGTACTTTATTGGTTCCCTGATTTTATACTTTGCTTCTCAAGCCAGTAAGGTAGATATTCTAAATAAATTAGGCTATAAAAATGGTATTATTTTAGGATTGGTTATTTCTGCAGTTGGAGCCTTAGGAATGGTGCCGGCTATCAATTCAGGCGTTTTTGGTCTTATTTTGGCTGCCTTCTTTGTGATAGCAGTAGGTTTCTCACTACAGCAAACTGCAGCCAACCCCTTTGTAATTGCGTTGGGCCCACCTGAAACCGGATCAAACCGTTTGAACTTGGCTGGTGGTATTAACAATTTCGGTGCCTTGATGGGGCCAGTTATTGTTGGTGTGGTTTTATTCGGTACAGCAGCTAATAATACAGGAAATGCACCTGTAGCTATATCTTCTGTAAACAACCTATACTTTGCTTTAGCAGGTTTATTTATTGCGGTAGCTGTATTTTTCTGGGTATCTAATTTACCTAAAGTGACCAGTGATGAAGAAATTGAAGCCAGTACTAAAGCAAACTTGCCTTTGTTTGTTTTGTTTCTTGCCTTTTGCCTGATTTTAGCCGCAGGACCACTAAGTACACTTACATCATTATCAAAAGCATATTTTGTTTATACCTCTTTGATTATTATTCTAGTAACGCTGATTACTTCTCTATTATCAGCCAGACGGAATAACCAAGGCTGGGGGGCAATGCAATTTCCACAACTTATTTATGGTATGCTGGCCATTTTTACCTATGTAGGTACCGAGGTAACCATACAAAGTAATATGGGAGCCTTGTTAAAGCTGCCTGAATTTGGTGGTTACAGTGAATCAGCCATTGCACCATTTATTGCCTTATATTGGGGTAGTTTAATGATTGGAAGGTGGGCAGGCGCTATTGGTGCATTTAACTTATCTAAATCAGCAAAAAATATTTTAACCATTATTATTCCTTTTGTTGCCTTTGGTGTAGTGTTATTAACCAACTACTTAACCAATGCAGCTATAAAGCCATTGTTGCCTTATGCAATATGCATTGTTGTGATGATTGTAGGTTTCTTTTTAGGCCAGCAAAAACCAACACGCACATTAACTGTGTTTGGCTTATTAGGTATGGTATTTATGCTAATAGGGTTATTTACCAGTGGCATCGTAGCTGTTTTTGCTTTCATTAGCGGTGGCTTATGTTGTTCTATTATGTGGCCTTCCATTTTTGCTTTGTCTGTAACTGGTTTGGGCAAATACACCAGCCAGGGGTCGGCGTTTTTAATCATGATGATTTTAGGTGGTTCTATACTGCCACCGGTGCAAGGCATTTTGGCCGACACAGCAGGTATTCACTTATCTTATGTAGTACCAGTATTAGGCTTTGCTTACTTGGCATTCTTCGCGTGGAAAGTAAGTGGTGAATTACGTAAACAAGGCATTGATTTAGATCATATTAAAGCAGAAGGCGGTCACTAA
- a CDS encoding LysE family translocator, with the protein MIEAVISGIGIGLVLTFITGPVFFALIKTSIEKGFHAGAALALGVVCSDVVFVGAILYGSQFFEVSSQAKMWAGITGSVILLGIGVYYLLKKAEVSFNTHTPVSVNRAGYFFKGFLMCIFNPTLLFHWITVIGTASTIYHLGVPHRQIKIAIMFSTILLVQFSMDVIKAFYANKLRNKISVTLVHRLNYVAGAALIIAAFIIFDRLVTHFVFTMPTTNS; encoded by the coding sequence ATGATAGAAGCCGTAATTTCGGGCATAGGAATTGGTTTGGTGTTAACCTTCATAACTGGTCCGGTTTTTTTTGCATTAATAAAAACCAGCATTGAAAAAGGATTTCATGCTGGCGCTGCCCTAGCATTAGGTGTAGTATGCAGTGATGTTGTATTTGTAGGTGCCATTCTGTATGGATCGCAGTTTTTTGAAGTCTCTTCACAAGCAAAAATGTGGGCTGGTATCACCGGCAGCGTTATTTTGTTGGGAATAGGCGTTTACTACCTGCTGAAAAAAGCTGAAGTAAGCTTTAACACACATACACCAGTCAGCGTAAACCGTGCTGGGTACTTTTTTAAAGGGTTCTTGATGTGTATTTTCAACCCTACCCTACTATTTCATTGGATTACAGTAATTGGTACAGCCAGCACTATTTACCACTTGGGGGTACCACACCGGCAGATTAAAATTGCTATCATGTTTTCAACCATCCTACTGGTTCAATTCTCGATGGATGTGATCAAGGCATTTTATGCCAATAAGCTGCGCAACAAAATATCGGTCACTTTAGTTCACCGTCTTAACTACGTGGCTGGAGCTGCACTGATTATTGCAGCCTTCATTATTTTTGATCGTTTGGTAACACATTTTGTGTTTACCATGCCTACCACCAACAGTTAA
- the rpmA gene encoding 50S ribosomal protein L27 produces the protein MAHKKGAGSSKNGRESHSKRLGIKIFGGQPAIAGNIIVRQRGTRHNPGQNVGIGRDHTLFALIDGQVVFKKKADNRSYVSVLPFETADVAVEHKPVVNVNVEEAALPVHTNGSATAVEAPQTEAAAESEEVVAE, from the coding sequence ATGGCACACAAAAAAGGAGCGGGTAGTTCCAAGAACGGCCGCGAATCGCATAGCAAACGTTTAGGTATCAAAATTTTTGGTGGTCAGCCTGCTATTGCTGGTAACATCATCGTTCGTCAGCGTGGTACCAGACATAATCCTGGTCAAAATGTAGGTATCGGTCGTGATCATACCTTATTTGCACTGATTGATGGTCAGGTAGTTTTCAAAAAGAAAGCTGATAACCGTTCATACGTTTCAGTATTACCGTTTGAAACTGCTGATGTTGCTGTTGAACACAAACCAGTAGTAAACGTTAACGTTGAAGAAGCTGCTTTACCAGTACACACCAATGGTTCAGCTACAGCCGTTGAAGCACCACAAACTGAAGCAGCTGCTGAAAGTGAAGAAGTAGTAGCTGAGTAA
- the rplU gene encoding 50S ribosomal protein L21, translating to MYAIVDIAGQQFKVAKDQQIFVHRLQGDEGASIEFDKVLLAENEGKFSLGSALQGAKVSATIVSHVKGDKVLIFKKKRRKGYKKKNGHRQQFTKIAITGITL from the coding sequence ATGTACGCAATAGTAGATATAGCCGGACAGCAATTTAAAGTTGCTAAAGACCAGCAAATCTTTGTACACCGCTTACAGGGAGATGAGGGCGCTAGTATTGAATTTGACAAAGTATTGTTAGCTGAAAACGAAGGTAAATTTAGCTTAGGCAGCGCGCTGCAAGGTGCTAAAGTATCAGCCACAATCGTGTCTCATGTAAAGGGTGATAAAGTTCTGATCTTCAAAAAGAAAAGAAGAAAAGGCTACAAAAAGAAAAACGGTCACCGTCAGCAATTTACTAAAATCGCCATTACTGGTATTACATTATAA
- a CDS encoding 3'-5' exonuclease encodes MKLNLKRPLAFFDLETTGTSVGTDRVVEIAIIKLLPDGMEESKTWLINPDMPIPLETSLIHGIYDDDVKDAPVFKTVAAEIADFLTDSDLAGYNSNKFDIPMLMEEFLRAGVEFDLNGRHFVDVQNIFHQMEQRTLKAAYQFYCNRQIENAHSAEADTRATMEVLLAQVERYANIEWEDKKGKRSIPVVNDVAGLHEFTNLHRTVDFVGRMVYNDAGEEVFNFGKHKGKRVEDVFDMEPSYYAWIMHGDFPLYTKRKVEEIYKRWNQNKPAKPAQAKPIQPKPAPAKPMQGQQPDNNRPKKDFQRNNNFKPKHQQPVNRKNDEPATPVNNDMLQMLANKFKKG; translated from the coding sequence ATGAAACTAAACTTAAAACGCCCGCTTGCTTTTTTTGATCTGGAGACTACCGGCACTAGTGTCGGCACGGATCGGGTAGTGGAAATTGCCATTATCAAACTATTGCCTGATGGTATGGAAGAAAGCAAAACCTGGCTTATTAATCCAGATATGCCAATTCCACTGGAAACATCTTTAATACACGGCATTTATGATGATGATGTGAAAGATGCACCAGTATTTAAAACCGTAGCTGCTGAGATAGCTGATTTTTTAACTGACAGTGATTTAGCTGGCTATAACTCCAATAAATTCGATATTCCGATGCTGATGGAGGAGTTTTTACGTGCAGGTGTCGAATTTGATTTGAACGGGCGCCATTTTGTGGATGTGCAAAACATTTTCCACCAGATGGAGCAGCGTACGCTAAAGGCAGCTTATCAGTTTTATTGCAATAGACAAATTGAAAATGCGCACTCTGCTGAAGCTGACACCCGGGCTACCATGGAAGTATTACTGGCTCAGGTGGAACGCTATGCCAACATCGAGTGGGAAGATAAAAAAGGCAAACGTAGCATTCCGGTGGTAAATGATGTAGCAGGGCTGCATGAATTTACTAATTTGCACCGCACGGTTGATTTTGTGGGCCGCATGGTTTATAACGATGCAGGCGAGGAGGTGTTTAATTTTGGCAAGCACAAAGGTAAACGTGTGGAAGATGTGTTTGATATGGAACCTAGCTACTATGCCTGGATTATGCACGGTGATTTTCCATTATATACTAAGCGCAAAGTAGAAGAAATTTACAAACGCTGGAACCAGAACAAACCGGCAAAGCCAGCTCAGGCTAAACCTATACAGCCAAAACCAGCACCAGCAAAACCCATGCAAGGTCAACAGCCAGATAATAATAGGCCGAAAAAGGATTTTCAAAGAAACAATAACTTTAAGCCAAAGCACCAGCAACCTGTTAACCGTAAGAATGATGAACCGGCAACCCCGGTTAATAATGATATGCTGCAAATGCTGGCCAACAAGTTTAAAAAAGGATAA